The Cicer arietinum cultivar CDC Frontier isolate Library 1 chromosome 1, Cicar.CDCFrontier_v2.0, whole genome shotgun sequence genome contains the following window.
GTCCGAGAAAGATGAAATTTGAGAGACAAGCTACATAATCTTAttctctaataatttttttttcttaaatcttaagtaaacaaatatatatagatatagttaaattgaatgttttgtagttgtgtataaatttgtaataatatttattttatataaaaattaatttttatttaattgatgttGGTTAAATTAACTGATTTGAgttcaaattaatttatgatcaaatatatttttgaaaaaactagTTTTTATGATTGAATAATTTGAATAAGAATTGCTTTTATGATTGAATCGATACTATGTAATGTAATgcatagttttttttcttcttcttttttctggTAGCATGTTACTGCATAGCTAAAAACagttttttgaataaaaattatttataccgtaaatataaataatttatattatcaatcaaccacaattatcaaattattaaaaattatttaatttttactataactacttttaaaatcatattcatTAATTGCTATGATGTGTTTAGTACATaacaattaaacattttttatatttaattatttttaaatgaaatttaaattttgaattaattttatcttgAAAATACTGATACCCAATAAaactctaaaagaaaataaacagtTACCCATAATAATTTATGGTGAAATGAGATTTAATTATTCCAAACGTGATTTTAGAAAATACCAACtttaaaccaaataaagatTTAGTTTACCAATTAAGTTGGCTTAGTTCTCCCACTTTGATGACGGCTGATACTAAGCTGGGAAAGTGGGAGACCAGGAATCTTGGCAGATAACAAGAGATTGTACGCAAATGTATACAATATAtgcttttatatttttgaaaaaatgattttgaattaGATACCCCTTTTATCAAATGTGGTAGAAAGTGTAATGGAAAAACAATTGCACAAATATCTTTGTAACTTTTATTCTTTGGAGAGCACTATAACCTAGGTAATAAGCAAATATGCTGACATTTTTTGTTGTGAATATGTGTTACTATTATATGTGGATAATGTAGTATGGTCTCGGACACCAAgacaaagttatttttaagcggcatcataatttatattattataataacatCAATAGTTTGGCTGTTGTGATAATGGGGGATTTTGAATCATAATTCGAAATTTTGTTAGgtgtattaatattattaaattatatccTGAAGTAATCTCAATGTGCAACCATGGGTTTTGAATTTAGTGGCTGGTGGGGGTGGGAATTTTTTCAAATGCAACTTTAGGTGCAAGTGGGTACGTAATATTTGAATAGTATAGAACTTTGATTTTTACAGCCATATGAACTAAATCAaccttatatatatagtatCTCTAGATTTCTATTGTAAACAATTACTTGCCTTTTATTCTTATTCTACATATAATAAGGTAAAGAAATTTCAATAAAACTACAAAGttatgaatttaaatattttaaaatgtaatattttaattaataattttgatattttttagttaaattagaCCTAACGATGACAATTACTTACTTTAAATGTTTGTATAGTAatacttttttttgaaaatatttgattttagtacttaaattattaacaatataagaaattataaagacaaatttcataaaaatcaattttgtaaggactaaaataaaagaacaatgACAAAAACGAGTTAATTGACTCATAAACTTTCATTTTAGTAAGTTATTTATGAGGTTAAGTAAATTATGATAAATTGGATAAACTTTCAATTTCATTAGTAATTTATGAAATTAGGATTCTACATTACTTTGGACTTATAAtacaaaattttgattaatatcAGATTTAATTTACGttgctatttaatattaattaatggttttaaaatttaaactcatttttagTGTTGTTTTGAAGAATAACTGTTATGAATCAAGATCAATTTgttgtttttcaaaattcaactaTGACATACTTTCTGACACTTATTATACTTTACTTATCTATCTAAAAATATCCATGCTTTATTATAGGAACGAAATATtgacttatttttgttttattggtattatatatatatatatatatatatcatacatataatttatttaatttaaataaattattacgaGTTTGTAAGTCGTGTCTACCAAGACTCCACAAATTTACAGAGACTCTCAAGTTTAATAATCTTTATTATTACAAATGTTAGATAAAGTCTATGTTACTAAGAGGATTTTGCAACACTTGTAGCATTATTACTAAAATTTAACAAGCATTACGATTTTGTAACATTTACTATATTATTAATGACATTTACAAactaatattttagattatttgtaatacttttaaattattattaatttatgtaaagTTAAAGAGATAAACacatttaaatacaaatatttaactcaaaataattcaatatcTTTATTTCCAATGTAAAAAAGCATTTGTATTAACGTTTCGattttaatattgtttgatttaaacaaattgaatttgatatcACAATTTGTATTACATCATTGTATTGAAATATTCTTTACgaagaattgaaaaaaattaacaaactcTCTAAGACAATTAGAATTCTAGTTTCTCCATTATAAAACAACTTATTGTCATaatgcaatatatatatatatatataNNNNNNNNNNNNNNNNNNNNNNNNNNNNNNNNNNNNNNNNNNNNNNNNNNNNNNNNNNNNNNNNNNNNNNNNNNNNNNNNNNNNNNNNNNNNNNNNNNNNNNNNNNNNNNNNNNNNNNNNNNNNNNNNNNNNNNNNNNNNNNNNNNNNNNNNNNNNNNNNNNNNNNNNNNNNNNNNNNNNNNNNNNNNNNNNNNNNNNNNNNNNNNNNNNNNNNNNNNNNNNNNNNNNNNNNNNNNNNNNNNNNNNNNNNNNNNNNNNNNNNNNNNNNNNNNNNNNNNNNNNNNNNNNNNNNNNNNNNNNNNNNNNNNNNNNNNNNNNNNNNNNNNNNNNNNNNNNNNNNNNNNNNNNNNNNNNNNNNNNNNNNNNNNNNNNNNNNNNNNNNNNNNNNNNNNNNNNNNNNNNNNNNNNNNNNNNNNNNNNNNNNNNNNNNNNNNNNNNNNNNNNNNNNNNNNNNNNNNNNNNNNNNNNNNNNNNNNNNNNNNNNNNNNNNNNNNNNNNNNNNNNNNNNNNNNNNNNNNNNNNNNNNNNNNNNNNNNNNNNNNNNNNNNNNNNNNNNNNNNNNNNNNNNNNNNNNNNNNNNNNNNNNNNNNNNNNNNNNNNNNNNNNNNNNNNNNNNNNNNNNNNNNNNNNNNNNNNNNNNNNNNNNNNNNNNNNNNNNNNNNNNNNNNNNNNNNNNNNNNNNNNNNNNNNNNNNNNNNNNNNNNNNNNNNNNNNNNNNNNNNNNNNNNNNNNNNNNNNNNNNNNNNNNNNNNNNNNNNNNNNNNNNNNNNNNNNNNNNNNNNNNNNNNNNNNNNNNNNNNNNNNNNNNNNNNNNNNNNNNNNNNNNNNNNNNNNNNNNNNNNNNNNNNNNNNNNNNNNNNNNNNNNNNNNNNNNNNNNNNNNNNNNNNNNNNNNNNNNNNNNNNNNNNNNNNNNNNNNNNNNNNNNNNNNNNNNNNNNNNNNNNNNNNNNNNNNNNNNNNNNNNNNNNNNNNNNNNNNNNNNNNNNNNNNNNNNNNNNNNNNNNNNNNNNNNNNNNNNNNNNNNNNNNNNNNNNNNNNNNNNNNNNNNNNNNNNNNNNNNNNNNNNNNNNNNNNNNNNNNNNNNNNNNNNNNNNNNNNNNNNNNNNNNNNNNNNNNNNNNNNNNNNNatatatatatatatatatatcccttATTCCCTAAGCGACATAATTACTACAATGGATGAAAGAAAGGATTGCAACCCTACAAAAATATGTCGATAGTTAAGATTGTAGGTTGCAACTGACCTACACGTAAATATGATCACAAGTAATTGTTGAGTAGCCTTAAGACGTTGAATTCATTGGAAGGCTTTGTGCACACCACTCGTCACACTATTGGAGTTGGCCATGCATGCCTTGAGACTATAGTTATTACCTTAACCTCAAAGAGAGGGACACTCAAGGCACACCTAATTACTAGAGCAAAGTCGTAACAAGCTAGTTCCTATTCGAAAGTGTAATTGTTTCACTTCCTTTTTAGGGATTGGTAATGTTTTTTTGGAtactttctttttaaattatttgacacCTTAATAGAGAAGTCGActacattttaataaaattttgatatggAAGTcttatgtattataattttattatataaatatgaattgttaaGAGAAAGgaataaattagttaaattattgaaaataaatatttaaaaaattaattttcgaCAACGGCGTAAAAAATTTGTTGCATCGAGAATACACCGAAAACAAGTATACTAATCTATTgtagaaataatataaaaaattctcgTATCTACAATGATTAATTAATAAgcatcaaattaattaagataatttattattgaaagTGACAATAATGaaggaaaaaatatattgaagtgTAAGACTCACAGCAACGAAGGAAGAAATCACAGGCAAAAAACCATGCTTTAGTACACTTAcagttgaattttaaattttgaatataataaattgtggtGTTTTTAGGTCATGGTAAACAAGTGAAGCTTCATTGACATAAACCAAAACGAATATGTCCTATAGTCGTACAAAATTAAGCGTCTATCCAATCATGGGTGCACTTTGGCCTACATATATATAaccacaaaatatttgtttgctaagagtatatttgtttataaaccTCAAGTCAATGTACTTTTGTTTCGATATAAACGGTAAGTATATTAATACAATTGAAGTATATGATTTTAAACTTTGAgttgagagaaaaatattttgtactTGATTTGTTTACTAAAAATCTAACAATACCATGTGGTAGATTCGTAGTCTATATCTTATGGACGTATAGCTTTCATACAGTTTGGAAGGGAATAGTGTGTACATCAAGCTCTCTACAttttactttttcagatcacttcagctttttttcttctaaatagcTTAAATTCCTTTTCACGTTCGCTATAACTTAAGTTGCTCAAAAATTAAATTCGTACTTTATTCTATGCGCATAAATAACTCATCTCGGCAAGTCgacatatataattataataaatctaACTTTTTATATGTAACcataaattaatctaatttttttattattataaagttagtatatttaaagatataCTAAACTACTTACCATATGTCATCTGAGATAGATGTTAGTGAGGCATCATCTAAAATTTTAGGGAAGGCCATATGGGCCAAATTCATGGTTTCTGGGCCATACTTGATTAAGAACAATGGTTACTGAACATTAcccatattaaaaaaaaaaaaaaaagaatcctatatatgaaaaaaagaatcctatatatttaaaaaaaatgttttcatcTTTAATGTTTGGAACTTTTAATGCAtgcaaaaaatcaaataatcaaTTACTCTATTATTTTCACAAAAACCGGCATTTTTAGTTTCCAATGCaatcataattttcttttttaatcaatatttaattaatactatatacgttatctcattttattattcttcactttttattaatttctttttaatatttaataagaataatttgataaattactctctttcttttatttattgtatttatttattttgtgtgaaataattaattatttttagattgaGGAAGTAAGGATTATTTAGGAAATTagaataatttatgatttttttaacatatcaaTCCATAAGTAAAgtccaaaatatttttgagagTCAGAAATTCGAAAAGTGTGAGCCATGCAGGATCTGATAGTTACAAGTGCTAACTAAGATAAGCCacgaaaataagaattttccTTTTATCATAACTTTTGACTTCAAAGTTCATCTTCATATCTATTAGAAGACTTAAAACGTTTTTCCGCATATACAAATAGTTAAACCATCTTTTTACATGTGTGAGTGAGATTAAAGATGCATATTTAAACAGGGAAACAAAAAAGGTAGAATGCATTAACGAATCATAATTTTTCTCATTTATGCTTTTGCAATTATTTACATGTggaatttaaaagaaaaatttgacaAATATGTGAAGAGTTTCATTAACAAATATATTGCAAGTAAGGAGAATCTGTGATATTTTCTAATCATAATATTGGTGTATACAAAATATCTATCATTATTTAGTAGTATGTGATTTTATCTTTGACAATATAAGGATCCTTTCATTAAagttttttctcaaaataaaatattttaaaaacatttcatctttttattgtaatttttctaaaagagaattttaaaaataaagcttcaaatgagaattttgtttaaaaaacttATCATATAAGAAACCATTTACAGTATTTTGACTTTTAACTACAATTGTTTtggataataaaattttataaaataattaaaataaaaaactattttgagtagcttttcataaaaattatttttaaatatttttttttaaatttcatttttattatattaactacaatttcatttttaaatttctaataataaatattaaaattattaaatgtcaaaatgacatttttaatatataacaaattagttcaaaataacttttactattttttagttaacttATAATTACAgaaacaaaaagtaaaaatcactttttttaatatgtaactAACAAACATTAGATACATACAAGTTGGATTCTTTCCCAActagattttattcaaatataagaGCATGTGATTTGTTGCAACACTCATCATTTCCTTAAGGCATGTCCTCTGTTACCACTCGAATCAACCATACATATTGAATGAGTATatatgtacttttttttttattaaaatgaatttatccatttctttttaatttaaatactcTATCATTGTCAAATCATGTGAccattaaattgtttttataaaaaaacacaataattatcttaattatGAGTGAAATAATTTGActacataatttttattaattatttagggttaaatattaaagagaaaatttaatattttaaggaAAGAATAAATGactctaaatatatttattttattttttaaaatggtagTTAATCAGACATacaaatagtaaaattttaatatagtgAAAGTTTTTCTGAAATTATAAAGTTTTGAATAGACggtacaataaaataataaaaatagaggaaAGTATCCCAATATTTGgataaaattaaatgtttcATTGTCACCTAATATTTGATTGATACACACGgtacttaattaattatatttaaatttgtaataaatttagttgaataaattattaatttaaaatacgtttaaattacaattaattatataataaaattaatcacaattttGACCGAAAATTAAATCCGCCATCTACTCATCTACTCAAATGATAGCCACATTTTTCAATGTAATTAACCAAACAtggtataaaaatatatgtgtttGAATATTATTACTGAAATTAGATATATACAAGGAGTTGCCAGCTTTcttataataaactaataatacTTTCTctgtaaaaaattataaccaAGTTTTATGTGAGTTATTTATGTTGATATTTATcttctcttttaaaataaaaaataaatttgtaaaaaaaaaatcaatcaattatatacttattaaaattattaaaatgatcaGTTATTCACATTTACTCTTGttattcttatttaaaatattaaggtTAGTATTTAAATTACTTTATAGCTTATTTAATTGCAtacaaaatcattaattatgaagaatattattttctatatacTATCGTTAAATAGAGTGAAAATTGTCAGATTTTGCCTATATTTtgttacaattaaatatttcaagttttaattatattttgttatataggaAGTAATAATTTGTTTGTCATTCCatcattaaatattaataaaaacataaaaatattatttttcttttattttttccatctcttatttctttcaaataattctcctttaaaaaaaaaaacttttctccatataaaaggaaattttaaaggcaacattaaaaatgtattgaaaatatagtaaaaaaatcaactaaaattGAGTCTAGTAGAATagactaaatttttaaaatatctatatttagTATTTGACATCACTAAAATTAGATACATTCAAGTAAAAAgaacttataaaaaaagatttaaagTGAATAagtttaaaacaaattatatttaaaagattataatcataatcttgtaaaaaaaaaacttctaagGAGAGGAGACACATGCACAAGTAGTATATTCCCCCCAAAGAAATATTAACGCGTTTACAGCATCAGAGAAAACAgtaaagaaaaaagataaaattaaatgcAACAAAAAACACAGTTAACTCTGTTTTACAATCCAAAACAAATTCCTAGCTGCTTAATTACCTTAATATAGTCATGTCCACTTGCCTTAACAACTTGTCACAACatatcctatatatatatattcactaAAGGCCAACCAAAAAACCAAACATTACCAATTTTCCCTTTTCCATATATGCCCCTAATATCTCCTCCCTCTTCCATGGCTTCTTCAATCCCTCATCACTTCTATTCAAACTACACATTCACTACTAATTCTGATATTCTTGATTTTCCAACACAACTTTTCTCTTCTTCACATGATATCAACAACAACTTTAtggataataataattttaattctatGATGTGGGGTTGTCAAGATAGTTTAATGCCTGTTTTTGATAATGGAGGATTTGATGATCAAATTGTGTCACTTGATTGTGATACTATGTTGTCTTCTTCTTCTGCTGCTGGTTGGATTAATATTAATCCAAACTTTGGTGATCAACATGATTTTGCTGTTCCAGCTTTGTTGTCAGATTGTAAAATGGGATTCTATGGTGGTGGTAATGCCATTAATGGAGGGTTTCAGAATTTCAATAGCAGATATAATCAGCCACATATTGCTCATGAATTTGGTGATGAATGTTGTGCTTTTGTTGAAGATGTTAAACCACCTTCAGCTTATCCTAATGCTGCAAGAGAAAATTGGGTATGTATCATATCATCATTTACATGTTATCATAGAACtacttataatttttcaatttcatcatTTTAAATTGCAGTTACAATTACGTtgcaaaaatttataacattgagCTCTAAATGTTGATtgcaatttaaaactatttcaatTGTGTTTCATTCAATGTATAGTGTATGCATAAGTTGTTATGCACAtctttagttaatttttaagttttctaaTGCTTAATAAGCATGGTTATAAATTGCGTATGTGACCGCTCGCAAATCTTAATATTGTAGAAGAATTCTGATAAATATTGTGGTTGCAGTTACAAAGACCTATAAAAACTTTGTTTTGTGGCGACAATTATTGTTGCAGACCGCAACTAATAACTATATTCGTAGGTCCTTGAGATGTTTCGATTTTAGAAAACTATATTTTGTTTCAACCTTAAATTTGTTAATTTGACATAAATTTTGATGCTAATTTTGGTAGGCCATGGACATAATATAATAGACATGtttatattaaatgttaatttgAATTATGGCAGGGAATTCAGGGCAATCAAATAGCAGCAGTTGAAGAACCAAACATAAAGGTTGGAAGGTACTCAgaagaagaaaggaaagaaagaattCTTCGatatttgaagaaaagaaatcaaagaaatttcaacaaaaccatcaaggttttaaatcataatataatagaaatttcaaatttaataaataagatTTTGGAATTGACAATATTCTTCACAAAATTGTATACAGTATGCATGTCGGAAAACTTTAGCTGATAGAAGAGTGAGAGTTAGAGGAAGGTTTGCAAGAAACAATGAGATATGTGAAGAAGATCACATGGCCACAAAAAAGCTAGAGAATCATCATGATCACAGTGAAGACTTTTATGCTTCTGATTCATTCCAATTCCAGGTAACATTCATTAATTTTATACTAttgttttcttaaaattaattatatatatatatatatgatgacaATTAAGTGTCtttctaattaaaataaatctaaacACCCCTTAAACATATTTCCCCGTAAATCAAAatacttaatattttaaatattttattcactAGACCattaagaaaatttaaatttagtgacataaattagaaatacaaaatataaaatccatctctaaaaattaatgatgtatttaatttggtgaggtgtttcttttgaaaaattgtgaataaattagttaaaatcaatcACATGTACTCATTCTATTAactatatcaaatttaaaataaaaattaatgaaatacttgtaactaattttaattagttgTAGGTAACATAacatattcataattttttaagacAACCTAGACtttactatttaattattttcactaattgatattttttggtattttcatgtttaattacaaatataatattgtgATATATtctaattacttttaaattaacggataataatttatatatgcaGTTAAAGAATGAGGAGGAGGACTGGCTTCAAGAGGCCATGGCAAGTTTGGTCTATTTATCTCATTCATCACCAGAAGATATGTAACTTAATTAGCATAAACAATTCCACATAtgattaattactttatataGCTCTTGTATGCAATATTGAAAGCATTGTTTCTCACAAGATTTAAATTAAGCTAGCTAGTGTGGAAGGTGAATAGGAAGAGAGTTAACTAGCTAGctagttattttaaattaagtgtaaggtaattaatttttctttgatataattaattaagcACGTAGATGTAAACTCTAATTGCATGGCAATGTAACCATTGGTTGTAGATTGTTTGATGTTATTTATAGGCATCTTTTTTTAGGTGTTAATTCAATATGTGGGCCTAGTAATTTGACTGGATACTTGGTTCATTGAGAGATTTAATATTCCAATAAGGGACTTTATGTTAGAGTAGACATTAATATTCCAATAACTTTAGCTTTATAATGTCACAatctttgtcaaaaaaaatatgtCATAATCTCTCAAACTGTTTGAGGTCAATTATCATTATATTGTGATGATTACTGAAAGGCACTAATAAGAAGTTCAACTTCTCACATTTTAGCATGGACACCGATTTGCTGAAGTTATAATACCATACAGTTTGATGCACTAATCAATCTCggacatttatttaaaatctacggttcatattaaatatttttaaaattaactataaACAATCTCAACCACTTATTTATATCCAACGGTTGAGATTAACTATTGTATGCGTCGCATAGTTATGGTTACTGCAGGGAATGAGTCTAGTATGTTATTGGAGGATGGATGTGGGGGTCTACTAGATTTTACAAATTAACTTTGAGTAAAGTAATTCAACTTTTGAAGGCCATTCAAATCAGTAACTGTTTGAGCAAATCTTTGGTTATCAACCTTTGCcactatttttcttttccataagaaact
Protein-coding sequences here:
- the LOC101492034 gene encoding zinc finger protein CONSTANS-LIKE 4, whose product is MPLISPPSSMASSIPHHFYSNYTFTTNSDILDFPTQLFSSSHDINNNFMDNNNFNSMMWGCQDSLMPVFDNGGFDDQIVSLDCDTMLSSSSAAGWININPNFGDQHDFAVPALLSDCKMGFYGGGNAINGGFQNFNSRYNQPHIAHEFGDECCAFVEDVKPPSAYPNAARENWGIQGNQIAAVEEPNIKVGRYSEEERKERILRYLKKRNQRNFNKTIKYACRKTLADRRVRVRGRFARNNEICEEDHMATKKLENHHDHSEDFYASDSFQFQLKNEEEDWLQEAMASLVYLSHSSPEDM